In one Chitinophaga sancti genomic region, the following are encoded:
- the lptE gene encoding LPS assembly lipoprotein LptE yields the protein MTRLFQGIMTIGLLLLMGGCTVKYSANGASIDPGAKTVNVRFIDNRAPINNPTLSQNVTEKLRTKVTSQTRLVQVNEDNTDYEFRGNITGYAFSNAAVTNVDKAATSRLTVTINVTFVKRVGDKKGWTQAFTRSADFSATQLPSAVENSLLENNILPQIVDDIFNKSFANW from the coding sequence ATGACCAGATTATTTCAGGGGATAATGACCATCGGACTGTTGTTGCTGATGGGTGGATGCACCGTTAAATACTCTGCCAACGGAGCCAGTATTGATCCGGGCGCCAAAACGGTGAATGTACGATTCATTGACAACAGGGCACCGATCAATAACCCAACCCTGAGCCAGAACGTAACGGAGAAACTGAGAACGAAAGTAACGTCACAAACCAGGCTGGTACAGGTAAACGAAGACAATACTGACTATGAGTTCAGGGGGAATATAACGGGGTATGCATTCAGCAATGCTGCCGTGACCAATGTGGATAAGGCGGCTACCTCCCGTTTGACAGTGACCATTAATGTCACCTTCGTAAAACGGGTGGGTGATAAAAAAGGATGGACACAGGCATTTACCCGTTCGGCTGACTTCTCGGCTACGCAATTGCCGAGTGCAGTGGAAAACAGCTTGTTAGAAAATAATATACTGCCGCAGATTGTGGATGATATTTTCAATAAGTCGTTTGCCAACTGGTAA
- the secG gene encoding preprotein translocase subunit SecG, whose product MLLIFGILIILACVFLGFFVLVQNPKGGGLSGSFGGFGNQVMGVRQTTDVLEKGTWILAALIAVLCMTSSMFVSKGTVKQDKSVMERNATTAPMQQTPPAPAQLPNTQPVK is encoded by the coding sequence ATGTTATTGATTTTCGGTATTTTAATCATCCTGGCCTGTGTGTTCTTAGGCTTTTTCGTGCTGGTACAGAACCCTAAAGGCGGCGGTTTAAGCGGCTCTTTCGGCGGTTTTGGTAACCAGGTAATGGGTGTGCGCCAGACTACCGATGTACTGGAAAAAGGAACCTGGATCCTTGCTGCGCTCATTGCTGTACTGTGCATGACCTCTTCAATGTTTGTTTCAAAAGGTACTGTAAAACAGGACAAGTCAGTAATGGAACGTAATGCAACTACTGCACCTATGCAACAAACACCGCCAGCTCCTGCACAATTACCAAATACTCAGCCAGTTAAATAA
- a CDS encoding M14 metallopeptidase family protein produces MKHRLLTLAFAVLASTFSLSAQTLPSPDQFLGYPLGTQFTPHYKVLDYFRAVAAVTPNMQFEQYGTTYEGRPLMLATITSPANFARLDQIRQHNLQLVNGEAKTAANDPVIVWLSYNVHGNEAVSTEAAMKTLYTLANKSNSSQQQWLENTVVIIDPCLNPDGRERYVNYYNQVHTLIPDPVLSGREHKEPWPGGRANHYYFDLNRDWAWQTQTESQARMAQYNRWMPQVHVDFHEQNIDAPYYFAPAAEPLHDIIKPWQRKMLTMIGKNNAKYFDKEGWLYFTKETFDMFYPSYGDTYPTYNGAIGMTYEQGGGGRAGIMVLKQDGDTLTLTQRIAHHYTTSMSTIEVAAAQGAQLLKDFSDYFYEASHNPDGPYKTYVIKSGGNTEKLAALSLLLKKNHIRFGYGANGAKATGFNYFNGKTESFAIEKEDMVINAMQARSNLLKVLFEPDSRLTDSVTYDITAWALPYAYGLQSYAVKEPLNAERDTLLIPVAAPVNSERSYAYLAKWNSVRDVRFLSALLKRKIRVRLAEGPFTAGGKSYPAGTLIITRAGNEGAGEGFDVMVTGLAKTVGVTLDVANTGFVDKGVDFGSEKVHYIKPMKVVLVTGTGISSLAAGEIWYYFEQQIGYPLTIVDEANLEQLNWKDVDVLILPDGNYKFLSEKDKAGKLKDWVSNGGKLIALQDALFQVGQQDWGIKVKKEVPGVDEKKEEYAVLKSYANRERDGIRQAIPGAIYRVQLDNTHPLAFGFSDTYYTLKQDDRIYEFMDGDGWNVGILKKDNYLSGFVGTETRKRLKDGVLFGVKEIGSGKVVMLADDPLFRSFWENGKLLFGNALFMVF; encoded by the coding sequence ATGAAACACCGCTTACTGACACTGGCTTTTGCAGTCCTTGCCTCAACGTTTTCCCTTTCCGCTCAAACACTGCCTTCGCCGGATCAGTTTCTTGGATACCCACTAGGCACACAGTTTACACCACACTACAAAGTGTTGGATTATTTCAGGGCCGTAGCTGCCGTTACGCCCAATATGCAGTTTGAACAATATGGCACGACCTACGAAGGAAGGCCGCTGATGTTGGCTACCATCACCTCTCCTGCAAACTTTGCCCGCCTCGACCAGATCAGGCAGCACAACCTGCAGCTGGTTAATGGCGAAGCAAAGACCGCCGCCAATGATCCTGTAATAGTATGGCTCAGTTACAATGTACACGGCAACGAAGCTGTTTCCACAGAAGCAGCCATGAAAACCCTGTATACCCTGGCCAATAAAAGCAATTCTTCACAACAACAATGGCTGGAAAATACTGTAGTCATCATCGATCCCTGCCTGAATCCGGATGGCCGTGAGCGTTATGTGAACTACTACAACCAGGTACATACTTTAATCCCTGATCCCGTACTCTCCGGCAGGGAACATAAAGAACCCTGGCCAGGTGGCAGGGCAAACCATTATTACTTTGACCTGAACCGTGACTGGGCCTGGCAAACACAGACCGAATCACAGGCCAGGATGGCGCAATACAACCGCTGGATGCCACAGGTGCACGTGGACTTCCACGAACAAAACATCGATGCACCCTATTACTTTGCACCCGCAGCAGAACCGCTCCATGACATCATCAAACCATGGCAGCGAAAAATGCTGACCATGATCGGTAAGAACAATGCAAAATATTTTGATAAGGAAGGCTGGCTATACTTTACAAAAGAAACATTCGATATGTTCTACCCAAGTTATGGTGATACATATCCTACTTATAATGGCGCTATTGGTATGACCTACGAGCAGGGTGGGGGCGGCCGAGCAGGTATCATGGTCCTTAAACAGGATGGTGATACACTGACCCTCACACAGCGCATCGCACATCACTATACCACCAGCATGTCTACCATAGAAGTTGCTGCTGCACAGGGTGCACAGTTACTGAAAGATTTCTCTGATTACTTCTACGAAGCAAGTCATAACCCGGATGGTCCTTATAAAACCTATGTGATCAAATCCGGCGGTAATACCGAAAAACTAGCGGCATTATCCCTCCTGCTGAAAAAGAATCATATCCGTTTCGGCTATGGTGCAAACGGTGCAAAAGCTACTGGCTTCAACTATTTCAATGGTAAGACCGAAAGCTTTGCCATAGAAAAAGAAGACATGGTGATCAATGCCATGCAAGCCCGTTCAAACCTGCTGAAAGTATTGTTCGAACCGGATAGCCGGCTCACAGATTCCGTAACCTATGATATTACAGCATGGGCATTACCCTATGCATACGGACTACAATCTTATGCAGTAAAAGAACCCCTGAATGCAGAACGCGATACCTTATTGATCCCTGTCGCGGCCCCTGTCAACTCAGAACGTAGCTACGCCTATCTTGCCAAATGGAACAGTGTCAGGGATGTGCGTTTCTTATCTGCCTTATTGAAAAGAAAAATCAGGGTACGATTAGCAGAAGGACCCTTCACTGCCGGTGGTAAATCCTATCCTGCAGGCACACTCATCATCACCAGGGCTGGCAATGAAGGAGCAGGAGAGGGCTTTGATGTAATGGTGACCGGATTGGCAAAAACAGTAGGCGTAACACTGGATGTGGCCAATACAGGTTTCGTAGATAAGGGCGTAGATTTTGGATCAGAAAAAGTACATTATATCAAACCGATGAAAGTAGTATTAGTCACAGGTACCGGTATCTCCTCCTTAGCTGCCGGTGAGATCTGGTATTACTTTGAACAGCAGATCGGCTACCCGCTTACGATCGTAGATGAAGCGAACCTGGAACAACTGAACTGGAAAGATGTAGATGTATTGATATTGCCCGATGGTAATTATAAATTCCTCTCAGAAAAAGACAAAGCAGGCAAACTGAAAGACTGGGTGAGCAATGGCGGTAAGCTGATTGCCTTGCAGGATGCTTTGTTCCAGGTAGGGCAGCAGGATTGGGGCATAAAAGTGAAGAAGGAAGTGCCCGGAGTGGATGAAAAGAAGGAGGAATATGCAGTGCTGAAAAGCTATGCAAACAGGGAACGTGATGGCATCAGGCAGGCAATTCCCGGCGCTATTTACAGGGTGCAGTTAGATAATACACATCCACTGGCATTCGGTTTTTCTGATACCTACTATACCCTGAAACAGGACGATCGGATTTATGAATTCATGGATGGAGATGGATGGAATGTAGGTATCCTGAAAAAAGATAATTACCTGAGTGGATTTGTCGGTACAGAAACGCGCAAGCGCCTGAAAGACGGGGTACTGTTTGGCGTGAAAGAAATAGGTAGCGGTAAGGTCGTGATGCTGGCAGACGATCCATTGTTCCGCAGTTTCTGGGAAAACGGGAAATTACTCTTTGGAAATGCCTTGTTTATGGTATTTTAA
- a CDS encoding toxin-antitoxin system YwqK family antitoxin encodes MTTALKCTGTLLLFIIAVHCNNPRPDNATLKQIMRDEDGTVYKRVFTLSMDPNRERVEIYFKSGILKELYFRKGDSLDGLRQLFYNSGMLSESGNWHNDRRVGEFRYYREDGQLDCVQYYGLLSDGSR; translated from the coding sequence ATGACAACAGCTTTGAAATGCACAGGCACTTTATTGCTGTTTATTATAGCAGTGCACTGTAACAACCCGCGCCCCGACAATGCGACCTTGAAACAGATTATGAGAGATGAAGACGGCACCGTATACAAGCGCGTATTTACCTTATCAATGGACCCCAACAGGGAACGGGTGGAGATCTACTTCAAATCCGGCATCCTGAAGGAACTTTATTTCCGCAAAGGTGATAGCCTCGATGGCCTGCGCCAGCTTTTTTACAATAGCGGTATGCTCTCAGAATCCGGCAACTGGCACAACGATCGTCGTGTAGGGGAATTCCGTTACTACCGTGAAGACGGGCAACTCGACTGCGTACAGTACTACGGTTTATTAAGCGACGGTAGCAGGTGA
- the ggt gene encoding gamma-glutamyltransferase, producing the protein MRTVLLAFMLCSCLHVFAQDDAFHYKIEKEVKASQGAVVSAHPLASLAGIEVMKQGGNAIDAAIATQLALAVVYPAAGNLGGGGFMVAHLKDGKNVTLDYREAAPARASRDMYLDTAGNPIRNLSIDGHLACGVPGTVAGLFASLPYAKLPMKKLIVPAIRLAEKGFAITAAEARSLNSTQAQFKKLNTEDNAFMKDTPWKEGDILIQEDLANTLKRIRDKGLAGFYEGETARLIVDEMQRADGLITLEDLKSYRAVDRTPVVFNYKQYQIVTMPLPSSGGVALQQLMGMVAPYRLSAWGFHSVKSMQLMIEAERRAYADRAQFLGDPDFVKVPVKQLTDAAYIRSRMNDFDTTKAGSSQAVKAGNVHESDETTHLSVMDAAGNAVAVTTTLNGGYGSRVVVGSAGFLLNNEMDDFSVKPGVPNMYGLVGNEANAIQPGKRMLSSMTPTIVLKNQIPYIVAGTPGGSTIITSVFQTLMNLLEFDLSPKEAVDAPKFHHQWLPDEVVVEEDFEKAPLEGLEKMGYKITSRGHIGRTEVIRNVNGQLEAVGDKRGDDSAAGF; encoded by the coding sequence ATGCGCACAGTACTACTCGCATTTATGCTATGCTCCTGCCTCCATGTTTTTGCGCAGGACGACGCTTTTCACTACAAAATTGAAAAAGAAGTAAAAGCTTCTCAAGGTGCAGTTGTCTCTGCCCATCCCCTTGCCAGCCTGGCAGGAATTGAAGTAATGAAACAGGGCGGTAATGCCATTGATGCTGCTATTGCCACGCAGCTGGCTTTGGCGGTTGTATACCCCGCTGCCGGGAATCTCGGTGGTGGCGGGTTTATGGTGGCCCACCTCAAAGATGGTAAGAACGTTACGCTTGACTATCGTGAAGCCGCGCCGGCCAGGGCTTCAAGAGATATGTACCTGGATACTGCCGGCAATCCTATCAGGAACCTGAGTATTGATGGTCACCTTGCCTGTGGTGTGCCGGGTACTGTTGCTGGCCTTTTCGCCTCTCTTCCCTATGCCAAATTACCTATGAAGAAACTCATTGTGCCAGCTATCCGGCTGGCGGAGAAAGGCTTTGCCATAACTGCAGCGGAAGCACGTAGTCTCAATTCGACACAGGCACAATTTAAAAAGCTCAACACAGAGGACAACGCATTTATGAAGGATACTCCCTGGAAGGAAGGTGATATCCTGATCCAGGAAGATCTGGCGAACACCCTCAAAAGGATTCGCGATAAAGGTCTGGCAGGATTTTATGAAGGTGAAACAGCACGGCTGATCGTTGATGAAATGCAGAGAGCCGATGGGCTGATCACACTGGAGGATCTGAAATCATATCGTGCGGTAGACAGAACTCCTGTGGTATTTAACTACAAGCAATACCAGATTGTGACGATGCCGCTGCCAAGCAGTGGTGGTGTGGCTTTACAGCAACTCATGGGCATGGTAGCTCCTTACCGGTTATCTGCATGGGGCTTCCATTCCGTGAAATCCATGCAGCTGATGATAGAAGCTGAAAGACGTGCTTATGCTGACAGGGCACAGTTCCTGGGAGATCCTGATTTTGTAAAAGTACCTGTTAAGCAACTGACGGATGCTGCTTACATCAGATCCCGCATGAATGATTTTGACACTACCAAAGCAGGTTCCAGCCAGGCGGTAAAGGCGGGCAACGTGCATGAAAGTGATGAAACCACACACCTGTCTGTAATGGATGCAGCCGGCAATGCAGTAGCTGTGACGACTACGCTGAATGGGGGTTATGGTTCCAGGGTGGTAGTAGGCAGTGCGGGTTTCCTGCTGAATAATGAAATGGACGACTTCAGTGTTAAACCCGGCGTACCTAATATGTATGGTTTGGTGGGCAATGAAGCGAATGCAATTCAGCCGGGTAAAAGAATGCTGAGTTCTATGACACCGACAATTGTACTGAAAAATCAAATCCCCTACATTGTAGCGGGTACCCCGGGTGGCTCAACTATTATTACTTCTGTCTTCCAGACACTTATGAACCTGCTGGAATTTGATCTTTCTCCAAAAGAAGCAGTGGATGCACCGAAGTTTCATCATCAGTGGCTGCCGGATGAAGTGGTGGTGGAAGAAGACTTTGAGAAAGCACCCCTGGAAGGCCTGGAAAAAATGGGATATAAGATTACATCAAGAGGACATATAGGCCGTACTGAGGTCATCAGAAATGTAAATGGTCAGCTGGAAGCAGTTGGCGATAAACGTGGTGATGACAGTGCAGCTGGTTTTTAA
- a CDS encoding TraB/GumN family protein — protein sequence MLTTLLGLLTTFLPLAQRDAPKDSSSLLWKISGHGLSKPSYLFGTIHMICSDDLPFSVSIGKAMKETKAFYTEFNLDDAEALKRISGEMIMPPDYSFKSLFTPEDYTLLRDYFLDSMGVTLETLDRMKPMVIISILLQHTVSCEHPVSCEQMLLDLAKGHGMSIHGLERAEDQVAIFDSIPDKEEAAALVKTVKTMASSREDYDELLKAYYSADINRLFDLVTKEEFIVRYKRVMLDNRNRNWIPVISKQIQQAPAFFACGVGHLGGKEGVIALLREEGYRVEPVIE from the coding sequence ATGTTGACGACTTTACTTGGATTGCTAACGACTTTTTTACCCCTGGCGCAAAGAGATGCACCCAAAGATTCCTCCTCTCTTCTCTGGAAGATTTCTGGGCATGGCCTTTCAAAACCATCCTATCTCTTCGGTACTATCCATATGATCTGTAGCGATGATCTTCCTTTTTCTGTTTCTATCGGGAAAGCCATGAAAGAGACGAAAGCCTTCTATACGGAATTTAACCTGGATGATGCCGAAGCACTGAAGCGCATCTCCGGAGAGATGATCATGCCGCCTGATTATTCATTCAAATCCTTGTTTACCCCTGAAGATTATACACTGCTCAGGGATTACTTTCTTGATTCTATGGGCGTAACGCTGGAGACACTGGACAGGATGAAACCCATGGTCATCATTTCTATCTTGCTTCAGCATACTGTGAGCTGTGAGCACCCGGTGTCCTGTGAACAAATGCTGCTGGACCTGGCGAAAGGACATGGGATGAGCATTCACGGCCTGGAAAGAGCGGAAGATCAGGTCGCAATCTTTGATAGCATTCCGGATAAAGAAGAGGCTGCAGCGCTTGTAAAAACGGTAAAGACAATGGCATCCTCCAGGGAGGATTACGATGAATTACTGAAGGCGTATTATTCAGCAGACATCAACCGGCTCTTTGACCTGGTCACAAAAGAAGAATTCATTGTCCGGTACAAACGGGTTATGCTGGATAACCGTAATCGTAACTGGATACCGGTTATTTCCAAACAAATACAGCAGGCACCTGCTTTCTTTGCATGTGGTGTAGGGCACTTAGGTGGTAAAGAAGGGGTGATTGCATTACTGCGGGAAGAAGGATACAGGGTGGAACCGGTGATAGAGTGA
- a CDS encoding YihY/virulence factor BrkB family protein, which produces MRKIESTILAIKPISFLIRRSKHIVLPGFEGLPLYDVIHYFFREIRNKSLGERAAAISFNFLLAIPPFFIFLFTLVPYIPMSNVEATLYELAEDVTPNYNTYIIVRDMIHDFLYTHHNGLLSISFGMSFFASSNAVMGVARSFNRKQAGFRRRKWWQKRLLALQLTAILVFLLLVTVILIIAQGTVLHYIFDTLGITNTTVISLAEMTRWVLIIFLFYSILSVLYRFVPATNKRWKFITAGSTLATILMILVTLGFSVFVNNFSNYNKIYGSVGTLLILMIAVYLNSLTLLIGFELNASIKYLKELKHA; this is translated from the coding sequence ATGAGAAAAATAGAGTCTACCATACTGGCGATCAAACCTATCAGTTTCCTCATCCGGCGGAGCAAGCATATCGTATTGCCAGGATTTGAGGGATTGCCCCTGTATGATGTGATTCATTATTTCTTCAGAGAGATCAGGAATAAAAGCCTGGGGGAGCGTGCTGCCGCTATTTCTTTCAACTTCCTGCTGGCGATACCACCGTTTTTCATCTTTCTCTTTACACTGGTGCCATATATTCCCATGAGTAATGTGGAGGCTACCCTATATGAGCTGGCGGAAGACGTGACGCCCAACTACAATACCTATATCATTGTGCGGGATATGATCCATGATTTCCTCTATACCCATCACAATGGATTGTTATCGATCTCATTTGGTATGAGTTTCTTTGCCTCGTCCAACGCCGTGATGGGAGTTGCCCGCTCTTTTAACAGGAAGCAAGCGGGGTTCAGGCGGCGGAAATGGTGGCAGAAAAGGTTACTGGCTTTGCAGCTGACAGCGATCCTCGTATTTTTATTATTGGTGACGGTGATTTTAATCATCGCACAAGGTACGGTGCTGCACTATATTTTTGACACCCTGGGCATAACGAATACGACCGTGATTTCCCTGGCAGAAATGACCCGTTGGGTATTGATTATCTTCCTGTTCTATTCTATTCTTTCTGTATTATACAGGTTTGTACCCGCTACTAATAAAAGGTGGAAATTCATCACAGCGGGGAGTACACTGGCCACGATTTTAATGATTTTAGTTACGCTTGGTTTTTCAGTGTTTGTCAATAACTTTAGTAACTATAACAAGATTTACGGGTCAGTGGGTACGTTGCTGATATTGATGATTGCGGTTTATTTAAATTCCCTGACCTTATTGATTGGTTTTGAGCTGAATGCGAGTATTAAGTATTTGAAGGAGTTAAAGCACGCTTAG
- the mltG gene encoding endolytic transglycosylase MltG, with amino-acid sequence MAKTKRSKSKQQPQKRLWIRRAIVIVIALAAGTLVYFGYRLFGPNTRSFGDNKFFYVRTGSTYTDVLNGLTDQEIIRSRNSFDWVARELGYPERVKAGKYKITRGMSNFDIVKILRSGRQSPVTLTITKLRTKKDLIHKICANLEADSATLLALISDNVYLRQYGLDTNTVMCAIMPNSYEFYWNTSAENAFKKIEKGREDFWTTARKEKAQHLNLTIDQVTILASIVEEESNKNDEKPLISSVYLNRFRKGMRLQADPTVKFALQDFGLRRIREGHLQFDSPYNTYRYEGLPPGPICTPSVKTLEAVLNTPETDYLYFCAKYDFSGYHAFAATYAEHMKNAHLYQAALNARGI; translated from the coding sequence ATGGCAAAGACAAAGAGAAGCAAATCAAAGCAACAGCCACAAAAACGCCTTTGGATCCGCCGCGCTATCGTGATCGTGATTGCACTGGCCGCCGGTACGCTCGTTTATTTTGGATATCGTCTGTTTGGTCCGAATACCCGCTCATTTGGCGATAACAAATTCTTTTATGTCCGCACCGGCAGCACCTATACCGATGTACTCAATGGTCTGACAGACCAGGAGATTATACGCAGCCGCAACAGCTTTGACTGGGTGGCGCGGGAACTGGGATACCCGGAACGCGTAAAGGCTGGTAAATATAAAATAACCAGGGGCATGAGCAATTTTGATATCGTCAAGATCCTCCGCTCCGGCCGTCAGTCACCCGTGACGCTAACCATCACCAAACTAAGAACGAAGAAAGACCTGATCCATAAGATCTGTGCGAACCTGGAGGCGGATTCTGCCACCTTACTGGCGCTGATCAGTGATAATGTATACCTCAGGCAATATGGACTGGATACCAATACCGTGATGTGCGCCATTATGCCGAACTCCTATGAGTTTTACTGGAACACCTCTGCCGAGAATGCATTTAAGAAAATTGAAAAAGGCAGGGAGGATTTCTGGACCACTGCAAGAAAAGAAAAGGCACAACACCTGAACCTCACAATTGACCAGGTAACGATCCTGGCTTCTATTGTAGAAGAAGAATCCAACAAGAATGATGAGAAACCATTGATTTCCAGTGTATATTTGAACAGGTTCAGGAAAGGGATGCGACTGCAGGCCGATCCGACTGTGAAATTTGCCCTGCAGGACTTTGGCCTGCGCAGGATCAGGGAAGGACATCTGCAATTCGATTCCCCTTACAATACCTACAGGTACGAAGGTCTGCCACCCGGACCCATTTGTACCCCTTCTGTAAAAACGCTGGAAGCTGTGCTCAATACACCGGAGACTGATTACCTGTATTTTTGCGCTAAATATGATTTTTCCGGTTATCATGCATTTGCGGCCACCTACGCAGAACACATGAAAAATGCCCATTTATATCAGGCGGCACTCAATGCAAGAGGTATATAG
- a CDS encoding redoxin family protein: MRKSHYLALCLALIAMRMAELPLEIGAPIPKSDQALKDISGKEITLSKAKQANGLLVMFSGNDCPYIERNKVRTVEICRYALSNQIGVVLVNSNANTTLEAMKAYASSQQYTWYYVADPAAAIAEAFQATHTPECYLFNTGGTLVYKGAIDDSPGNADAVKTRHLNNAINDLLAKKAPKVSSSQVLGCNIKRF, translated from the coding sequence ATGAGAAAGTCACACTACCTGGCACTATGTCTTGCCCTCATCGCCATGCGAATGGCAGAACTCCCATTGGAGATTGGAGCTCCTATACCGAAGAGCGACCAGGCATTGAAAGATATTTCCGGAAAAGAAATTACACTGAGCAAAGCCAAACAGGCCAATGGGCTGTTGGTCATGTTTTCAGGCAATGACTGTCCTTACATCGAAAGAAATAAGGTCAGGACGGTTGAAATATGCCGTTATGCACTTTCTAACCAGATTGGTGTGGTGCTGGTCAATTCAAATGCGAATACTACCCTGGAGGCCATGAAGGCCTATGCCAGTTCACAACAATATACCTGGTATTATGTAGCAGATCCTGCTGCTGCTATTGCGGAGGCGTTTCAGGCAACGCATACACCGGAGTGTTACCTGTTTAATACTGGCGGTACATTGGTCTATAAAGGTGCGATTGATGACAGTCCGGGTAATGCGGATGCTGTGAAAACCCGGCACCTGAATAATGCGATCAATGACCTGCTGGCGAAGAAGGCACCAAAGGTGAGTTCATCGCAGGTACTGGGATGTAATATTAAGAGGTTTTAA
- a CDS encoding aminotransferase class I/II-fold pyridoxal phosphate-dependent enzyme — protein sequence MHLHTNSTPDKITHVSGKEYLFFSGFSYLGLHAHPQYKEALRNGIDLYGTVFVSSRIANLRLDLYEELDDTLAEMLRQPAAASFSSGYLASQAAIQYAATKGELCYSPTTHPSLRLGKVILPNLSWEEWTTQTIEKINAWPDNTFVIVADGVNPLTSTINDFSWLSEINKEVMVVIDDSHGFGVLGTDGGGIIHSLPSHPPLRYLLSASLAKAFSIQGGVVSGRLEDVIAIKKMPAFTAGTSLMPASAWAFLQSRTLFRHQRKIMHQRIAEFSTLTAGMAQLHNPSLLPIFVLNAGIEKVLENKGIIISSFGYPNPDSPPVNRIVITALHQTPQLQTLHLQLQRAFSSKQTD from the coding sequence ATGCATTTGCACACAAATTCGACTCCTGACAAGATCACTCATGTCAGCGGAAAGGAATACCTTTTCTTCTCCGGCTTCTCTTACCTGGGCCTGCATGCGCATCCCCAATACAAAGAAGCGCTCCGTAACGGCATCGACCTGTACGGAACCGTATTTGTGTCTTCCCGCATTGCCAATTTACGCCTGGATCTATATGAGGAACTGGACGATACCCTGGCTGAGATGCTCAGGCAACCCGCTGCGGCGTCTTTTTCGTCCGGCTACCTGGCCTCGCAGGCAGCTATTCAATATGCGGCTACCAAAGGCGAACTATGCTACTCTCCTACCACACATCCCTCGTTACGCTTAGGCAAAGTAATTTTACCCAACCTGAGCTGGGAGGAGTGGACCACACAAACGATTGAAAAAATAAACGCCTGGCCGGACAATACCTTTGTGATCGTCGCTGATGGGGTGAATCCACTTACCAGTACCATCAACGATTTTAGCTGGCTCAGCGAAATCAATAAGGAAGTGATGGTAGTGATTGACGATTCTCACGGTTTTGGGGTATTAGGTACAGATGGTGGCGGTATCATCCATTCCCTGCCCTCCCATCCCCCCCTTCGCTATCTGCTCTCAGCCTCACTGGCAAAAGCATTCAGCATCCAGGGAGGGGTAGTCTCGGGTAGGCTGGAAGATGTTATTGCAATTAAAAAAATGCCTGCTTTTACGGCAGGTACTTCATTGATGCCAGCCAGCGCATGGGCATTTCTGCAAAGCAGGACTTTGTTCCGGCATCAACGGAAAATCATGCATCAGCGCATTGCTGAGTTTTCTACTTTAACGGCCGGCATGGCCCAGCTACATAATCCTTCTCTACTCCCTATTTTCGTACTCAATGCGGGTATTGAAAAAGTACTGGAAAACAAAGGTATCATCATCTCCTCTTTTGGTTACCCGAATCCGGATAGCCCGCCTGTTAACAGGATTGTCATTACCGCACTGCATCAAACGCCACAGCTGCAAACATTGCACCTGCAATTACAGCGAGCTTTTTCATCCAAACAAACTGACTGA
- a CDS encoding DUF1572 family protein: MLGKIYLDSALERLSYYKSLGDKTIARLSDEQLLWQPEGEPNSIYLIVKHLSGNMRSRWTDFLSSDGEKEWRNRDEEFENGVASKAAIISLWNEGWQVILDAIGSLTPEDLEKQVLIRSEPHVVVDAINRQLMHVPYHVGQIVYLGKILQGEKWLSLSIPKGGSQAFNDRMMK; encoded by the coding sequence ATGCTTGGAAAGATTTACCTGGACAGCGCACTGGAAAGACTGTCCTACTACAAATCACTGGGTGACAAAACCATTGCCCGGTTAAGCGATGAGCAATTACTATGGCAACCGGAAGGTGAGCCTAACAGCATTTACCTGATTGTAAAACACTTAAGTGGCAATATGCGTTCCCGTTGGACGGATTTCCTGAGCTCAGACGGGGAAAAGGAATGGCGGAACAGGGATGAAGAGTTTGAAAATGGGGTAGCATCTAAGGCAGCCATCATCAGTTTGTGGAATGAGGGCTGGCAGGTGATACTGGATGCGATAGGCAGCTTGACACCGGAAGACCTGGAGAAGCAGGTACTGATCAGAAGTGAGCCGCATGTAGTGGTAGATGCTATTAACAGGCAACTGATGCATGTACCGTATCATGTAGGACAGATTGTGTATTTAGGTAAGATCCTGCAAGGAGAAAAGTGGCTGAGCCTGAGTATTCCAAAAGGGGGCTCACAGGCTTTTAATGACAGGATGATGAAATAA